One stretch of Serinicoccus hydrothermalis DNA includes these proteins:
- the hisH gene encoding imidazole glycerol phosphate synthase subunit HisH, with product MKVALVDGGGTNIGSVSYALERLGASSRLTADPADILAADRVILPGVGAAGAGMCRLRELGLVETLAQVQAPLLGVCLGMQLLFERSAEDGGVATLGLVPGEVVGIPGGPDLRVPHMGWNALTGLVEDPLLAGIEEGDRAYFVHSYAAAPSEHTLASTVHGQPWTAVVRSGLRWGAQFHPERSASVGARLLRNFLMEVDR from the coding sequence GTGAAGGTCGCCCTCGTCGACGGCGGTGGCACCAACATCGGCTCGGTCAGCTACGCCCTCGAGCGGCTCGGCGCGAGCAGCAGGCTCACCGCCGACCCGGCCGACATCCTGGCCGCCGACCGCGTCATCCTGCCCGGGGTCGGCGCGGCCGGTGCCGGCATGTGCCGGCTGCGCGAGCTGGGCCTGGTCGAGACGCTGGCCCAGGTGCAGGCGCCGCTGCTCGGGGTATGCCTGGGCATGCAGCTGCTCTTCGAGCGCTCCGCAGAGGACGGCGGGGTGGCGACGCTCGGCCTCGTCCCCGGCGAGGTGGTCGGCATACCGGGCGGACCCGACCTGCGGGTGCCGCACATGGGCTGGAACGCGCTGACAGGGCTCGTGGAGGACCCGCTGCTCGCGGGGATCGAGGAGGGCGACCGGGCCTACTTCGTGCACTCCTACGCCGCCGCGCCGAGCGAGCACACCCTGGCGAGCACGGTGCACGGGCAGCCGTGGACCGCGGTCGTGCGCTCCGGGCTGCGGTGGGGCGCGCAGTTCCACCCCGAGAGGTCGGCGTCGGTCGGCGCCCGGCTTCTGCGAAACTTCCTCATGGAGGTCGACCGATGA